From the genome of Papaver somniferum cultivar HN1 chromosome 2, ASM357369v1, whole genome shotgun sequence, one region includes:
- the LOC113351271 gene encoding nudix hydrolase 26, chloroplastic-like: MESPPEGYRRNVGICLINSSNEVFCASKLDIPSAWQMPQGGIDEGEDPRAAAIRELSEETAVKSVEVLAEVPYWLTYDFPLPLREKLNKQWGKDYKGQAQKWFLLKLVGKDEEINLLGDGTKKPEFGEWSWMTPEQVAERVVVYKKHVYEEVLKVFAPHLQLKSAEPPRHLQLNSSETKSKLLIC; encoded by the exons ATGGAATCTCCACCGGAAGGATACAGAAGAAACGTTGGAATATGTCTTATTAACTCATCAAACGAA GTTTTTTGTGCATCTAAACTCGATATCCCTAGCGCCTGGCAGATGCCACAGGGTGGTATCGATGAAGGTGAAGATCCAAGAGCTGCAGCAATAAGAGAATTAAGTGAAGAAACTGCAGTTAAATCTGTTGAAGTACTTGCAGAG GTTCCGTACTGGTTAACTTACGATTTCCCACTACCGCTTAGAGAAAAGCTAAACAAGCAGTGGGGAAAAGATTATAAAGGCCAAGCTCAAAAATG GTTTCTTCTTAAACTCGTCGGCAAGGATGAAGAAATCAATCTTCTAGGCGATGGAACCAAAAAACCAGAGTTCGGAGAATGGTCATGGATGACACCTGAACAAGTAGCTGAGCGT GTAGTGGTGTACAAGAAACATGTGTATGAAGAGGTTTTGAAGGTTTTTGCCCCCCACCTTCAATTAAAATCAGCAGAACCTCCCCGCCACCTTCAATTAAATTCCTCCGAAACTAAGTCAAAGCTTCTTATCTGCTGA